In Diaphorobacter ruginosibacter, the genomic stretch GGTGGCCAGCGGCGAGGTGAAGATCCATATCGAGCAGCGCTACCCCCTCAAGGACGTGCAGCAGGCCCATCGCGACCTCGAAGCGCGCAAGACCACCGGCTCGACCATTCTCACCCTCGATTGAGATGGAGCTTGACCCCATGGCGGGAGAGGCCCGAAACGATGGTCTGGGGGTTCCCGCGGTGGCTCCGGCATGGCTGGCACCCGCAAGGGCCTGGTCGCGCCGCGCACCACTCGCGCCGCGCAGTCCGCTGCTGGTGGACGGGCACGTGGTCGGTTCCGCGGAACCCCGGGTGCTCGAACGTGTGGCCGGTCTGCTCGCGGGAGGCCATCAGCTGGCAGGTGGAGAGCATGCATGGCATCTGCAGAGCGCGGACGGGGACGCGACCGCCGCGATGAATGCGCTGGCCCGCGCGCTGCGCGAGGTGGGGCTGAGCGGCCCCTGGCGCGATGAGCAGCTGGCGGTATGCCGTGACGGGGAAGACGGCATGCGCATCGGCACGATCGAGCGGGGCGTTGTGCGGCCGCTGGGCATTGCGACCCAGGCCGTCCACCTGATCGGCACGGCGCCCGACGGCCGCATGTGGGTCCAGCAGCGGGCCTTCAGCAAGGCCAACAACCCGGGCATGTGGGACACGCTGATGGGCGGCATGGTGTCCGCTGCTGATTCGCTCGCGCAGGCCC encodes the following:
- a CDS encoding NUDIX hydrolase, whose translation is MAGEARNDGLGVPAVAPAWLAPARAWSRRAPLAPRSPLLVDGHVVGSAEPRVLERVAGLLAGGHQLAGGEHAWHLQSADGDATAAMNALARALREVGLSGPWRDEQLAVCRDGEDGMRIGTIERGVVRPLGIATQAVHLIGTAPDGRMWVQQRAFSKANNPGMWDTLMGGMVSAADSLAQALSRETWEEAGLRVEQLVGMRHGGRVDFAQPAEEEDNAGYMRERIDWFAATVPSHVVPVNQDGEVERFELISVAEVQERLARAEFTPEAALLLADHFGW